The Arachis ipaensis cultivar K30076 chromosome B07, Araip1.1, whole genome shotgun sequence genome includes a window with the following:
- the LOC107607456 gene encoding uncharacterized protein LOC107607456, which translates to MALSNAPSETPTFQEQGSTLDATIRTQKNSNRGKIDPVCGHYKQVMDKGKPVLLCIYCEKLIRGRGINRVKHHLAGKGGDIEACRKVPTVVRHQFNQNNEDLRTKKRKTQEEYAEIYNSCDEVEREFDEIEPTPGAQPIIKRVLQSKEIVKKCDIAIVRWMMDASVPFNAVNLAYYQSMIDAIANMGAGYKGPNYGRVHGYLLSKLVEDVKKMIEDYRKIWKQTGCTIMVDGWTDRCRHTLINFLIYCPKGTIFLKLVDTSHVSKTADTLFKLLRDVVLFVGPENVIHVVTDNATNYVATGRLLESKLIDTIGTE; encoded by the exons ATGGCTTTATCAAATGCACCATCAGAAACACCAACTTTCCAAGAACAAGGATCAACTCTTGATGCAACAATTAGAACCCAAAAGAATAGTAATAGAGGAAAAATTGATCCTGTATGCGGCCATTATAAACAAGTTATGGATAAAGGAAAACCAGTTCTGTTATGTATTTATTGCGAGAAGCTTATTAGGGGTAGAGGAATTAACCGGGTTAAGCATCATTTGGCTGGAAAAGGCGGAGATATTGAGGCATGTCGAAAGGTGCCAACTGTAGTGAGACACCAATTCAACCAAAATAATGAAGATCTTCGaaccaagaaaagaaaaactcaagaagaaTATGCAGAAATTTATAATTCTTGTGATGAAGTTGAAAGAGAATTTGATGAGATTGAAC CAACACCTGGAGCTCAACCAATTATCAAAAGAGTTCTCCAAAGCAAAGAAATTGTGAAGAAGTGTGATATTGCTATTGTGAGATGGATGATGGATGCCTCTGTGCCATTTAATGCGGTTAATTTAGCTTATTATCAGTCGATGATCGATGCTATTGCAAACATGGGTGCAGGATATAAAGGGCCAAATTATGGAAGAGTTCACGGATATTTGTTGAGTAAATTGGTTGAAGATGTAAAGAAAATGATTGAAGATTATCGTAAAATTTGGAAACAAACTGGATGTACTATCATGGTCGATGGATGGACTGATCGTTGTAGGCATACCTTAATTAATTTCTTGATTTATTGCCCTAAAGGAACTATTTTTCTAAAGTTAGTTGATACTTCTCATGTCTCAAAAACTGCTGATACTTTGTTTAAGTTGCTTAGGGATGTTGTATTATTTGTTGGTCCTGAGAATGTTATACATGTAGTGACGGATAATGCTACAAATTACGTTGCTACTGGAAGGTTGCTGGAATCGAAGTTAATTGATACTATAGGAACCGAATGA
- the LOC107609588 gene encoding protein MULTIPLE CHLOROPLAST DIVISION SITE 1 — protein sequence MASIWTLQFRTLSVPPSIVICRSSNNSHGSGGGSGVRIIRNGISKWCSLITTRSNQLRQDSVNSVAKFHNHLFTSILNPPPPPLSFLVNGDGGMKYPIWMCVVALVLFLGVRAFAERVFSQRNHRPGSVADLVRRGQLRSDRRGISRPLKYEDPFNNPMVKVGKSNSTVEMCGKVYRLAPVTLTEEQQAIHQRRRSRAYQWKRPTMFLREGDTVPPDADPDTIRWIPANHPFATTATDLDEDLAQNNVYQKHGVPFRIQAEHEALQRKLEALQNEQKLKKVVIDPATAREFERPFNSHAEKSSVNNQVPESKPSKSDIGLNSLEGKSSSQED from the exons ATGGCTTCAATTTGGACACTGCAGTTTCGGACTCTTTCTGTTCCC CCCTCCATCGTCATCTGTAGGAGCAGCAACAACAGTCATGGCAGTGGCGGTGGCAGTGGTGTTCGTATAATTAGGAACGGAATCTCCAAATGGTGCTCCCTAATCACCACTCGCAGCAACCAGCTCAGACAAGACTCCGTTAATTCCGTTGCAAAATTCCACAATCACCTCTTTACTTCCATCCTCAATCCTCCGCCTCCTCCTCTTTCCTTTCTG GTTAATGGAGACGGTGGAATGAAGTATCCGATTTGGATGTGCGTTGTGGCTCTTGTTTTGTTTTTGGGAGTGAGAGCATTTGCAGAGAGAGTATTCTCCCAAAGAAACCACCGCCCTGGCTCCGTAGCTGATCTTGTCAGGCGTGGCCAACTCAGATCCGATAGAAGAGGCAT TTCTAGGCCTCTTAAGTATGAAGACCCGTTCAATAATCCAATGGTCAAGGTTGGTAAAAGCAACTCGACTGTTGAAATGTGTGGCAAGGTTTATCGTTTAGCACCTGTTACACTCACCGAAGAGCAACAAGCCATCCACCAGAGAAGGAGATCACGCGCATACCAGTGGAAGCGACCAACCATGTTCCTTAGGGAAGGAGACACTGTTCCTCCAGATGCTGATCCTGATACAATCAGGTGGATTCCTGCAAATCATCCCTTTGCAACCACAGCCACTGATCTTGACGAGGACCTAGCCCAAAACAATGTGTATCAAAAGCATGGAGTTCCTTTCCGTATTCAGGCTGAGCATGAAGCGCTGCAAAGAAAGCTTGAAGCTCTACAAAAT GAGCAAAAACTAAAGAAAGTAGTAATAGATCCCGCCACTGCTAGAGAATTTGAGAGGCCATTCAACTCCCATGCAGAGAAGAGCTCTGTAAACAATCAAGTGCCTGAGTCCAAGCCCTCCAAATCAGATATTGGCTTAAATAGTTTGGAAGGTAAATCATCTTCCCAAGAAGATTAG